A region of Cellulophaga sp. RHA19 DNA encodes the following proteins:
- a CDS encoding SPOR domain-containing protein, whose translation MRTEQYIEELLYRYNCVVIPEFGAFLTQKKSAELDEATNTFTPPTKIVSFNQQVKSNDGLLITYIATAEKSTYEVALEALTKEVEHWKRMLKLGQRIKFASVGELFLNEDEKIQFIPANQVNYLTTSFGLSTVVASPITREVLKEEVVALEEEVPFIITPEKRKTSAFRPYLKYAAIALLAVSTGLTGLRYYNTTVAMQEVAQQDANEQISRSIQEATFFDATPLELPSLSLDIIAKPASQEHYVIAGAFRVQKNANRKIEELKEQGYNALYVGVNKYGLHQVAYASFSDANEGINYLNKIKSSVSSDAWLLSVK comes from the coding sequence ATGCGAACAGAACAATATATTGAAGAATTATTATATAGGTACAACTGTGTTGTAATACCTGAGTTTGGAGCTTTTTTAACGCAAAAAAAGTCTGCTGAATTAGATGAGGCTACTAATACCTTTACGCCACCTACTAAGATAGTTTCGTTTAACCAACAAGTAAAGTCTAACGATGGCTTGTTAATAACATATATTGCAACGGCTGAAAAATCTACCTACGAAGTAGCTTTAGAAGCGTTGACAAAAGAAGTTGAGCATTGGAAGAGAATGTTAAAATTAGGGCAAAGAATTAAGTTTGCTTCTGTTGGTGAGTTGTTTTTAAACGAAGATGAAAAAATTCAGTTTATACCAGCTAACCAAGTAAATTACCTAACTACATCTTTTGGTTTGTCTACCGTAGTAGCATCACCAATTACAAGAGAAGTTTTAAAAGAGGAAGTAGTTGCTTTAGAAGAAGAGGTGCCTTTTATCATTACTCCAGAAAAGAGAAAAACTAGTGCGTTTAGACCTTATTTAAAATATGCAGCAATTGCTTTGTTGGCAGTTTCTACAGGATTAACAGGTTTACGTTATTACAATACTACCGTTGCTATGCAAGAAGTTGCACAGCAAGATGCCAATGAGCAAATATCTAGAAGTATACAGGAAGCTACATTTTTTGATGCTACACCATTAGAATTGCCTTCTTTATCTTTAGATATTATTGCTAAACCAGCATCACAAGAGCATTATGTTATTGCAGGTGCATTTAGAGTGCAAAAAAATGCAAACAGAAAAATAGAAGAGCTAAAAGAACAAGGCTACAACGCATTGTATGTTGGTGTTAATAAGTATGGTTTACACCAAGTTGCTTATGCTAGTTTTAGTGATGCTAACGAGGGTATAAACTACCTAAATAAAATAAAATCTAGCGTATCTTCAGACGCTTGGTTGCTCTCAGTAAAGTAA
- the dprA gene encoding DNA-processing protein DprA: MTTTELIANLRLQSIPNIGSVTAKKLIAHCGSASKIFSSTKAELLKIDGIGTLKLKNIFDTAHLDAAEEELQFIEKNNIETLYFTDAAYPDYLKHAIDAPILLFKRGNIDLKNRKIISVVGTRKITSYGTAFCEKFIADIAPLNPVIVSGFAYGVDICIQKEAVKHGLQTIGCLAHGLNQIYPKVHSKYTADIEKNGGFLTEFWSTSTPERENFLKRNRIIAGLSEATVVIESAEKGGSLVTADIAHSYNRDVFAVPGRTEDKYSLGCNNLIKQQKAHMITSAADVVYLLDWETQKNKNQNIQKQLFVELSNLEQQIHSYLQTEGKQLLDTIALACNIPVFKTSSTLLNMEMKGAIRPLPGKLFEAI; this comes from the coding sequence ATGACTACAACAGAATTAATTGCGAATTTAAGATTGCAAAGCATTCCGAATATTGGAAGTGTTACAGCCAAAAAATTAATTGCTCATTGTGGCAGTGCTTCTAAAATTTTTAGTAGCACAAAAGCAGAACTTTTAAAAATTGATGGCATTGGCACCTTAAAATTGAAGAATATTTTTGATACAGCTCATTTAGATGCTGCAGAAGAAGAACTTCAATTTATAGAGAAAAATAATATTGAAACCTTATATTTTACAGATGCAGCGTATCCAGATTACCTAAAACACGCTATAGATGCTCCTATTTTATTATTTAAACGAGGTAATATCGATTTAAAAAACAGAAAAATTATTAGTGTTGTGGGTACTCGTAAAATAACAAGTTACGGCACTGCTTTTTGCGAAAAATTTATAGCAGACATAGCTCCTTTAAATCCAGTTATTGTAAGTGGCTTTGCATACGGAGTAGACATTTGTATACAAAAAGAAGCTGTAAAACACGGGTTACAAACTATTGGCTGTTTGGCACACGGCCTAAACCAAATTTACCCAAAAGTGCACAGCAAATACACAGCTGACATAGAAAAAAACGGTGGCTTTTTAACCGAATTTTGGAGCACTAGTACACCAGAACGCGAGAATTTTTTAAAACGAAATAGAATTATTGCCGGTTTAAGTGAAGCCACAGTGGTTATAGAATCTGCAGAAAAAGGCGGAAGCCTAGTTACCGCAGACATTGCGCATAGCTACAATAGAGATGTTTTTGCAGTACCAGGCAGAACCGAGGACAAGTACAGCTTAGGCTGCAACAATCTAATTAAGCAGCAAAAAGCACATATGATAACTTCTGCGGCAGATGTTGTTTATTTATTAGATTGGGAAACTCAAAAAAATAAAAATCAGAATATACAAAAACAGTTGTTTGTAGAGTTAAGCAATTTGGAGCAACAAATACACTCTTATTTACAAACTGAAGGCAAACAATTGCTAGACACTATTGCTTTAGCATGCAACATTCCTGTTTTTAAAACCTCATCTACGCTATTAAATATGGAAATGAAAGGTGCAATTAGACCACTACCCGGAAAACTGTTTGAAGCCATATAA
- a CDS encoding FKBP-type peptidyl-prolyl cis-trans isomerase — MKKLVIAAIALFISTASFAQKKKDLIKEVAALKSEASTLKNELNQLKKAKEVNLNDSIHKFSYAFGVEIGSSLKSVGVQSINYDVFAVALEETLNGNEKITKVDASDLIRKNISEHKEKEAKRQREEGENFLAKNAKREGIKTTESGLQYEILTPADGPKPTADDKVEVHYEGKLIDGTIFDSSIQRGESIVFGVSQVIKGWTEALQLMSVGSKYRVYIPQELAYGERGAGGQIPPYAALIFDVELISIK; from the coding sequence ATGAAAAAATTAGTAATTGCAGCAATAGCTCTTTTTATAAGCACAGCAAGTTTTGCTCAAAAAAAGAAAGACTTAATAAAGGAAGTAGCCGCTTTAAAATCTGAAGCCTCTACCCTAAAAAACGAGTTAAATCAGCTTAAAAAAGCTAAAGAAGTAAACCTAAACGACAGTATACACAAGTTTAGTTATGCATTTGGTGTAGAAATAGGAAGTAGCTTAAAATCTGTAGGAGTACAATCTATAAATTATGATGTTTTTGCGGTTGCATTAGAAGAAACTTTAAATGGCAACGAAAAAATTACTAAAGTAGATGCTAGCGATTTAATTCGTAAAAACATTTCTGAGCATAAAGAAAAAGAAGCAAAAAGACAACGTGAAGAAGGCGAAAACTTTTTAGCTAAGAACGCTAAAAGAGAAGGCATAAAAACTACAGAAAGCGGATTACAATACGAGATTTTAACTCCTGCAGATGGCCCAAAACCTACGGCAGATGATAAAGTAGAAGTACATTATGAAGGCAAACTTATAGACGGAACTATTTTTGATAGCTCTATACAACGCGGAGAATCTATTGTTTTTGGTGTATCACAAGTTATAAAAGGATGGACAGAAGCATTACAATTAATGTCTGTTGGCTCTAAATATAGAGTATACATTCCGCAAGAACTAGCTTATGGAGAAAGAGGAGCAGGAGGCCAAATACCTCCTTACGCCGCTTTAATTTTTGATGTAGAATTAATTTCTATTAAATAA